A genomic window from Vitis riparia cultivar Riparia Gloire de Montpellier isolate 1030 chromosome 16, EGFV_Vit.rip_1.0, whole genome shotgun sequence includes:
- the LOC117932959 gene encoding uncharacterized protein LOC117932959 — translation MGGGSSLCLWLPMRRSRSSSKDRTPTLIFSKRLTFGDLLTGKLRVPSLVFLPKKHEGKHGRMMVPFVDSKGEFWELEATPQWFSLNLDQFVKAHGLKCDDVILFYEDGPNSRYYVIDYERTGC, via the exons ATGGGGGGCGGATCCAG TCTATGTCTGTGGTTACCAATGAGGAGAAGCAGAAGCAGTAGCAAAGACCGGACTCCTACCCTCATCTTCAGTAAGAGGCTAACCTTTGGCGATCTCCTCACCGGAAAGCTCAGGGTTccttcacttgtttttttaccGAAGAAACATGAAGGAAAACATGGCAGGATGATGGTACCATTTGTGGACAGTAAGGGAGAGTTCTGGGAGCTGGAGGCTACACCACAATGGTTTTCATTGAACCTGGACCAATTTGTGAAGGCACATGGATTGAAATGCGACGATGTGATTCTTTTCTACGAAGATGGCCCCAATTCTAGGTACTACGTCATTGACTATGAAAGAACTGGGTGCTGA